In Gracilibacillus salitolerans, the sequence AATTTTTGGTTCTATCAGAAACTAAATGTATAGGTTTATGGGCGACACTCTATTGCCCACTATTACTTGAATAACATGACATCACTAGTATTCTTTTCGAATTAACCTTAAATGCCAAGGTAGCCAAAATCCAAATATAGCAATATATACCGGGATAGACCACCAAGTTTGCCACCACTTTAACTTCATGAATCCAACTTGAACAAGTAGCCACTCAGACAATAAAGAAATAAGTGTAAAAAGAATAACATACATCCATTTCTTTTCCTGTTTAAAATAATTTAGAAATATTACAGCGAAACAAGGCGCAGCGACTCCATAACTCATTAAATCGCCAATACCTTCTTTTTTAGCGTCACCTAAATCGAAAGCATCTAGTATACTCCCCATTATAACTATATCTACTGTTACCGATAGAAAAGCTCCCACACCAAATGTAAAGTAAATTTCTCTCCAACTCAATCGTTTTGGCATGAAAAGCATATAAGCCAAAGCAATTACTCCTAAAATAATTGGAAGCCATATACCTTTAGCTGACAAATCCATGTTTTGGATAAACTTTTCCATTTATTTATCTTCCCCTTTAATTATAATATTTGACGCTTTTTAAATTGTGTATAATGATGAAGTTTTATACAAGTATTTGGATTTGCTATTTCCTTATTCCACATTACTGCTTCATTACTTCAATAAGACAGTAGACAGAGCACTTGCTTTCTTGAAGAAACGCACCCGTTCGTAATATAAGGTTAGCCAGATATTTAAAGAGTATCCTTTATTTTCTGGTTGACCTTTTTTTATATGGTCTTATTATAACGGTAGTCGGGGTAGAACGTCGCACCCGTGGGACTCGATCCCGTTAGCTAAACTGTTCACCCCCTACTTGTATAAACATGTTTCAGGCTGGTTGGGACAATAGATCCCGTTTAACAAGCGAACCTATGACATTACAAGAAGCCTTTAGGGGATACCGACTAATTTATTATTCTAGGAGGAGATATTCTATGAATCCAGTCGTTGGTCTGGATGTTTCAAAAGGGGAAAGTCAGCTCCAAGCTTTTTTAGATAAAGGTAAACCATATCGTAAAAGCTTTAGTATTAAGCATGATCTTAATGGACTAGGTAACTTACTAGAATTTCTTGAAGAAGTTGAAGACGCAGCTAATGGCAATCCACCTTCGGTAGTTCTAGAGTCAACTGGTCACTATCATACTCCCGTTATTCAATTTTTGGAGGAACAACAGTATGTTTATATTATAGTAAATCCTCTCATTTCACATCGTGCCAAAAGTTCAAGTCTGCGTAAGGTTAAAACAGATGCTGTGGATGCCTATCACCTTTGTGAGCTGTTTTATAAAGAAGAATTAGAACCTTATAAAAAGCGAGGCATTCAGCTATTAAACCTTCGCAATCTTACTAGACAACAGGAAAGCATTGCAGAAATATCCGCAAAAACTAAGTTGCAGCTGCACTCTTTGATGGATCAGGTATTTCCAGAATATAGAGGTGTATTTGGTAGTTTATATTCTAAGGTTTCGTTGCTTACTTTACTTGAATTCCCAACATCTGAGGCAGTTTTGAAGATGAGTGAAAGAGAATTAGCAGACAGGATTGGTGCGTTATGTAAGAGTCGTTCCGACCTCTGGGCAATAGAAAAAGCACAGAAACTAAGAGATGCAGCTCTTCGTAATCCATTTAAGAAAAACTTATACGAGAGTCATATCTTTAATCTTGAGGTGTTGGTGACGATTGTTCTTCAATACCAAGAGCATCTATCGAAAATTGCGACTGAAATAGATGCCCTCGCTAATGAAATTGAAGAATATCATATACTCCAGTCTATCCCTGGTATCGGAGAAAAAATCGCCGGCACGATTATTTCTGAAGTTGGAGAGATAGATAGGTTCAATGATGCCAAAAAGCTCGTTGCATTTGCTGGAGTAGATCCAAGTGTTTATTCCTCTGGTAAGTTTACGGCATCCGTTAATCGAATTACTAAACGAGGATCCAATAGACTTCGCCATGCCTTATATATGGCGGTCCAAAGTGGTATTCGAGATTCTCGTAAAAAGAAGACAACAGATGATATCATGGCACGCAATAAAAGATTAAGAGAGTTTTACGATAAAAAACGTGAAGAAGGAAAACCCTTTAGAGTAGCAGTTATTGCATGTGTTAACAAGCTCTTACATTGGATTTACGCTTTACTAAAAAGCAGAACTACTTTCCAAGATATAGCTTAGAAACTATATCTAACTAAATACAACAAATCCTTCCAATTACAACTAATAGGAAGGTTATTTAGCATGTTCTTTTTTAGTATATCATGGGTATTTTAATTTTTTTATTGAAAAATATTGACAAACTATTAGCTGGTTTACTTTAAGTACACTACTTCACAATGTTCCTTTATAACCCCAGATTAGTCAAAATAATGTATGAAATTCGATAAGTTAATTGCTTACCTTATTCGTAATGGGTTCAAAAACAAGTCCATCTGTTGTTTGCACCTTTAAAGGTTCTCTTATTTCATCTAAGCCTATCATTATGTAAGGAGTTTTACCCTTATCCCCACCTTCAACAATTTTAACAGTGATTTCAGTCGGCCCCCATTTACTTACACTTTCAACTACAATTTCTTTTCCTAAATATTTTTCGCCTAATCTGAGCGTTACTTGTTTTTTACCTTCCGAAATAGTGGAAGTCCTATAATAACTTTCATCCCTTCCAGCATCTTCTTTGTATGTTGTTTCTCCTTTATCAATAATCCAGTAACCTTGATCAGAATAGATAACCAACCCAATCGTCGCAAAAAATAGAATTGGCAGGATGGTAAGAAAGATTTTATCAAATTTCTTAAATTCCTGTGGTTCCCTCCTACGCACTAATAATGGCAAAAGAAGTGTACCAACAATACTAACCATTAAAAATCCTGCTGCTAAGAAACCGTATGCCATACCTTCAAAACCTCGAATCACAATAAAGCCATATGCTGTAACGAGAATAGAAAAAAGAAATGTCACCATTGGTGCTAAATAATACTTACCATTTCTTTTAGATACTATAAAAGTAAACATAAAAATAATCGAACCTAAAACAATACCACCTAACATGATTAAAAATACCATATAAACATCTCCAATCTATAATAATTGAAAATATCGTTTAAATATAGAATGACAATAGCGAGTACCTTTATAATTAAATTAAATAGTAATCCGAATTGACTAACCCAATCAGTTCCAATATTGAAAGGTCATACAAAAAACAAGGGAATTGGACCTCCAAACTACCTGTTTTATTTTAATCCTTTATTTTCAAGTAACCTGCCAGTTAGTTTAAGTAAATTTTTTCACAAAGTCATTTGTATTTTAATAAAAATATCCAATACTGGATGTAGAAATTATTCTTCAATCTGGACCGATTATGAAACAAAAAAACACTGCATGTCAATACAGTATTTTTGATCAAAGTTGTTACAACTTATTGTCAAAAATAATGTTTGACTCCCCTACTATGATTAAAACAGCTTTCCTTGCCATTATTCCAAAAAATAAATAATCTAGACTCCTTCATAATGAAAGTGAAAATTCTATAGAAAAATTACTTCACAGATTATCCAATTTGCGTAGGATTTACTGATAGGACAAAAATACAAAAGCACCGGAGTTTATCCGGTGCTTTATCATTAGTCCATATTTTTGATTAATTCATCTGCAAACTCAGAAGATTTTACTTCTGTAGCACCATCCATTAGACGTGCGAAGTCATATGTTACAACTTTTGAACCGATAGTTTTGTCCATTGACTTAAGGATTAATTCACCAGCTTCTCTCCATCCAAGATGTTCAAGCATTAATACACCTGAAAGAATTACAGAAGATGGGTTTACTTTATCAAGACCAGCATACTTAGGTGCAGTACCGTGTGTTGCTTCAAAAATAGCGTGACCTGATTCATAGTTGATGTTTGCACCTGGTGCAATACCAATACCACCAACCTGTGCAGCAAGTGCATCTGATACATAGTCACCATTTAAGTTCATTGTCGCAACTACATCAAATTCTTTTGGACGAGTAAGAATTTGTTGTAAGAAAATATCCGCAATTGCATCTTTTACGATGATACGACCAGCTGCTTCCGCATCAGCTTGAGCTTTATCCGCTGCTTCACGGCCTTTTTCTTCAACGATTTTATCATATTC encodes:
- a CDS encoding IS110 family RNA-guided transposase, whose product is MNPVVGLDVSKGESQLQAFLDKGKPYRKSFSIKHDLNGLGNLLEFLEEVEDAANGNPPSVVLESTGHYHTPVIQFLEEQQYVYIIVNPLISHRAKSSSLRKVKTDAVDAYHLCELFYKEELEPYKKRGIQLLNLRNLTRQQESIAEISAKTKLQLHSLMDQVFPEYRGVFGSLYSKVSLLTLLEFPTSEAVLKMSERELADRIGALCKSRSDLWAIEKAQKLRDAALRNPFKKNLYESHIFNLEVLVTIVLQYQEHLSKIATEIDALANEIEEYHILQSIPGIGEKIAGTIISEVGEIDRFNDAKKLVAFAGVDPSVYSSGKFTASVNRITKRGSNRLRHALYMAVQSGIRDSRKKKTTDDIMARNKRLREFYDKKREEGKPFRVAVIACVNKLLHWIYALLKSRTTFQDIA